The following coding sequences lie in one Methanopyrus sp. SNP6 genomic window:
- a CDS encoding class E sortase, whose product MRFRYLISGILLLAPSTTYLGYLAAKEVAYLMYHESVSIPECELVIPKLGLRERINTTSPDYGVYYEITTPPPGKKGITVFYGHRTLFGSPFLHLDELRRGDKVVVYWFGSKYVYEVYDKVVVPPDYVIDPDVSSKDELWLVTCTPLSTARERLIVKCVRVG is encoded by the coding sequence GTGAGGTTTCGGTACTTGATTTCGGGAATTCTCCTGCTCGCTCCATCCACGACGTACTTGGGATACCTCGCGGCTAAGGAAGTCGCTTACCTCATGTACCATGAATCCGTGTCGATACCCGAATGTGAGTTGGTCATTCCGAAGTTGGGTCTCCGTGAGCGAATCAACACCACTTCACCCGATTACGGTGTATACTACGAGATCACGACGCCCCCGCCCGGTAAAAAGGGGATCACGGTGTTCTACGGTCATCGCACCCTCTTTGGGTCTCCTTTCTTGCATCTCGACGAGTTAAGGAGAGGTGACAAGGTTGTAGTGTATTGGTTCGGATCCAAGTACGTGTACGAGGTGTACGATAAAGTGGTAGTGCCTCCGGATTATGTCATCGACCCGGATGTGTCGAGTAAGGACGAGCTGTGGTTGGTCACTTGCACACCTCTTTCCACGGCGCGCGAGCGACTCATCGTGAAATGCGTACGTGTAGGCTAA
- a CDS encoding DUF515 domain-containing protein — translation MLPRPPVKPTNFLEIPEERRHAVIGAIVIGLVFLAAGGGAYYFFVYKPYVEQLEKLRAQKLKELNTYFTGPLASSPTRTKLQQQILSAETPEQLQAIDVVGAATVEWRRYLANQIKANQKNGRVELVTPQGPQLLTVKDALNKIKTMGVDQLMKVQVKRPETVLIAIWADPNKTGPIRVGDRVTLSITNWAIKKIAKVKSKEAYKGPNQISGAVVRYIMLIKGGLPDNFKIDLVSASALETLYRTGSSDLALRKVIFPAGLVTGRAYAVAGRTNVSYKLKNYPGLETTVTSPHLSPVALVDLRDLVKAMAVEKARRGGGFIRQLMSIERREGIRSWENLLVIVEIPKDAAQPKVLIASSVKGGVWILPET, via the coding sequence GTGCTTCCGCGGCCGCCGGTGAAGCCTACGAACTTCTTAGAGATTCCGGAAGAGAGACGCCACGCCGTGATCGGAGCCATCGTCATAGGATTGGTTTTCCTGGCCGCCGGTGGTGGAGCGTACTACTTTTTCGTATATAAACCATATGTAGAGCAGTTGGAAAAACTTCGTGCTCAAAAGTTGAAAGAGTTGAACACATATTTCACAGGACCACTTGCATCTTCACCAACACGGACTAAATTGCAGCAGCAGATACTTTCAGCAGAGACTCCAGAGCAGTTACAAGCAATTGATGTAGTGGGTGCTGCAACGGTAGAGTGGAGGAGATATTTAGCTAATCAGATTAAGGCTAATCAAAAGAATGGAAGGGTGGAATTAGTTACGCCTCAGGGTCCTCAATTGCTTACCGTTAAGGATGCATTGAACAAAATAAAGACGATGGGTGTCGACCAACTGATGAAAGTTCAAGTGAAACGGCCCGAAACAGTGTTAATAGCGATTTGGGCAGATCCAAATAAGACAGGCCCTATAAGGGTGGGTGATAGGGTAACTCTTTCTATCACGAACTGGGCCATTAAGAAGATCGCTAAAGTTAAAAGTAAGGAGGCGTATAAGGGACCAAACCAAATAAGTGGAGCTGTGGTAAGGTACATCATGCTAATTAAAGGTGGGTTACCGGATAATTTCAAAATCGATCTAGTATCGGCGTCCGCGTTGGAGACGTTGTACCGCACTGGCAGTTCGGATTTAGCCCTCAGAAAAGTGATATTCCCAGCGGGTCTTGTTACCGGAAGAGCGTACGCCGTAGCCGGTAGGACAAACGTTTCCTACAAGCTTAAAAATTATCCTGGGCTCGAAACAACCGTCACGTCACCACACCTGTCCCCTGTAGCTCTCGTGGACCTTCGCGACCTAGTAAAGGCCATGGCCGTGGAAAAGGCACGCCGAGGAGGAGGTTTCATCCGTCAGTTAATGAGCATCGAGAGGAGGGAGGGTATCCGGAGCTGGGAGAACTTACTTGTAATCGTTGAAATACCGAAAGATGCGGCTCAACCTAAGGTGTTAATAGCATCGAGTGTCAAAGGAGGGGTTTGGATACTGCCGGAGACATAA
- the pssA gene encoding CDP-diacylglycerol--serine O-phosphatidyltransferase — MERWKISELITPACVISLTNVVFGTLSLLASISGFPGAAARFIILSFIADSLDGFVARRIGEESEFGMNLDSLADLVSFAVAPAVLVVTAGLVPSPVCYLLAVLMVCCGALRLARFNAMCVDGYDPNEYYLGLPVPWVGTITSCLYFLTVDLGPSYLWYILNTIILGTSTPLMISSVKFQSLKRPHPAILAVGGLSFLVLLFSPLIPPDEIKRGLEVVTSVTVTVLLSWYIMRG, encoded by the coding sequence GTGGAGCGTTGGAAGATCTCGGAGCTTATCACACCCGCGTGCGTGATATCGCTGACCAACGTGGTCTTCGGAACGCTTTCGCTCTTGGCATCGATCTCGGGGTTCCCGGGCGCGGCCGCCAGGTTCATCATCCTCTCTTTCATCGCGGACTCGTTGGACGGGTTCGTAGCCAGGAGGATTGGAGAGGAGTCCGAGTTCGGGATGAACTTGGACTCGTTGGCAGACTTGGTCTCGTTCGCGGTAGCACCGGCCGTGCTGGTCGTCACCGCCGGCCTCGTGCCGTCTCCGGTGTGTTACTTGCTCGCTGTCCTGATGGTTTGCTGCGGTGCCCTCCGACTCGCCAGGTTCAACGCGATGTGCGTCGACGGGTACGACCCTAATGAGTACTACCTCGGCCTTCCAGTCCCGTGGGTTGGAACGATTACGAGCTGCCTCTATTTCCTAACCGTCGACCTGGGTCCGTCATACCTGTGGTACATCCTCAACACCATTATACTGGGTACTTCGACTCCACTGATGATTTCGTCGGTCAAGTTCCAGAGCCTCAAGCGTCCCCATCCGGCGATCTTGGCCGTGGGGGGTCTCTCGTTCCTCGTGCTCTTGTTCTCGCCCTTGATTCCACCGGATGAAATAAAACGGGGGCTGGAAGTTGTCACCTCGGTCACGGTGACGGTGCTACTTTCGTGGTACATAATGAGGGGGTGA
- a CDS encoding phosphatidylserine decarboxylase has protein sequence MAPGWWKFVTPPAALGAALFPWSRTLSLLCLGTAAFLAFFFRNPPREPPSDPSLAVSPADGRLLGYVMEAGEASDDELSSYLDDPITVSVFMSPLDVHVNRAPLDGRVAEVEILKGRFRPAFRKDSATENNRAVLLFEGDPPFVVRLVSGAVARRIDLYVQEGDDVNRGEPIGMIRFGSRVDLAVPRNNVEDLLVRKGDSVKAGETPVIKVKR, from the coding sequence ATGGCGCCCGGGTGGTGGAAGTTCGTAACACCACCGGCGGCCCTCGGTGCAGCACTGTTCCCATGGTCTCGTACCTTATCCCTCCTCTGCCTCGGAACCGCGGCGTTCCTAGCGTTCTTCTTCCGTAACCCACCGCGTGAACCTCCTTCTGACCCCTCCCTCGCGGTATCACCCGCGGACGGTAGACTGCTGGGTTACGTGATGGAAGCCGGAGAGGCATCCGACGACGAGTTGAGCTCGTACTTAGACGATCCGATAACGGTGTCCGTGTTCATGTCGCCGCTCGACGTGCACGTGAACCGCGCTCCGCTCGACGGAAGGGTCGCGGAGGTCGAGATTTTAAAAGGACGGTTCCGTCCGGCTTTCCGGAAAGACTCGGCCACCGAGAACAACCGTGCGGTGCTGCTGTTCGAGGGCGACCCCCCGTTCGTCGTCCGTCTAGTATCGGGGGCGGTCGCCCGCAGGATCGACCTGTACGTGCAGGAGGGAGACGATGTGAACAGGGGGGAACCGATCGGCATGATCCGATTCGGGTCAAGGGTCGACCTGGCCGTTCCCCGAAATAATGTGGAGGACTTACTCGTACGTAAGGGGGACAGTGTAAAGGCCGGCGAGACTCCCGTGATCAAAGTGAAGAGGTGA
- a CDS encoding TRM11 family methyltransferase, producing the protein MSVWAFVRKALREPLRVGAPAPTRRETAEFMVRAAGVEEGDFVVDAGTGNGVVAIAAAEVGCEVLAVDVDPEMIDMARRNAKEYGVEDSIEFVVADARELPELVDNVDAVLSTVPVKTVPEPLDFLRSCATILKTSGRFVQLTHWPGYFTKLLHHEVPLRVLEKHLKWVHIVPGFVFVCERV; encoded by the coding sequence ATGAGCGTATGGGCGTTCGTCAGAAAGGCGCTCCGCGAACCGCTCCGAGTAGGTGCGCCGGCTCCTACCCGCCGGGAAACCGCTGAATTCATGGTCCGAGCTGCGGGTGTTGAGGAAGGAGATTTCGTAGTGGACGCGGGTACTGGGAACGGAGTCGTCGCCATCGCGGCAGCAGAGGTGGGGTGTGAAGTGCTGGCCGTCGACGTCGATCCCGAGATGATCGACATGGCCCGGAGGAACGCGAAGGAGTACGGAGTGGAGGACTCCATCGAGTTCGTAGTCGCGGACGCACGCGAGTTACCAGAGCTCGTAGATAACGTCGACGCCGTACTGTCAACGGTCCCAGTCAAAACCGTGCCCGAGCCCCTCGATTTCCTCCGATCCTGCGCGACGATTCTTAAGACTTCAGGCAGGTTCGTGCAGCTGACGCACTGGCCTGGATACTTCACTAAATTACTCCATCACGAGGTCCCACTCCGCGTGCTGGAAAAGCACCTGAAGTGGGTGCACATCGTCCCAGGGTTCGTATTCGTCTGCGAGCGGGTGTGA
- a CDS encoding Era-like GTP-binding protein, with protein MGVREVLRRLAAALRSEPKELDIGIYGAPNVGKTTLANRIAQDWEAEEFGQVSEIPHETRKSVRREVVIEVGSTTVKFNIVDTPGIATKVDYRKFLEYGFDVQEAKQRAKEATRGVVEAIKLLKDIDGALVVVDSTKDPLSQVNVTLIGNLEANGVPFLVVANKIDLKEADPEAVRKAFSEYSVVAVSAKTGENMTELYEAMVREFTS; from the coding sequence GTGGGAGTTCGCGAAGTCTTAAGACGCTTGGCGGCCGCTCTGAGGTCCGAACCCAAGGAGCTGGACATCGGGATATACGGAGCCCCCAACGTGGGTAAAACGACGCTGGCGAATCGCATCGCCCAGGATTGGGAGGCGGAGGAATTCGGCCAAGTGTCGGAGATCCCTCACGAGACTCGGAAATCTGTGCGTCGAGAGGTGGTGATAGAGGTAGGATCAACAACGGTTAAATTCAACATCGTGGACACACCCGGCATCGCCACGAAGGTGGATTACCGTAAGTTCTTGGAGTATGGGTTCGACGTGCAAGAGGCGAAACAGAGGGCCAAAGAGGCAACTCGAGGGGTGGTGGAAGCAATCAAGCTCCTAAAGGACATCGACGGGGCGCTGGTCGTTGTCGACTCCACCAAGGATCCTCTGAGTCAAGTCAACGTAACCCTGATAGGCAACCTGGAGGCCAACGGCGTACCATTCTTGGTCGTTGCGAACAAGATAGATCTTAAGGAAGCCGACCCTGAAGCCGTCAGGAAAGCGTTCTCGGAATACTCCGTAGTCGCCGTCTCCGCGAAGACCGGGGAGAACATGACTGAGCTGTACGAAGCCATGGTTAGGGAGTTTACGAGTTGA
- a CDS encoding DUF2073 domain-containing protein: MTDGEVKVEVLAKSALERMSTEEVVDYVIEKTRGGSVIVLEGQLDPETLTQIIRETMENVDLEEFTGVDIYVVPPKAKTDKGLFDRLLGRQSEEGMTVISPADVLKDMKKGKDFITLKLG, translated from the coding sequence TTGACGGACGGCGAGGTTAAAGTGGAGGTACTAGCCAAATCGGCTTTGGAGAGGATGTCGACGGAAGAAGTCGTAGACTACGTCATTGAAAAAACCAGGGGTGGGTCCGTGATCGTACTTGAGGGACAGTTGGACCCGGAGACGCTAACACAGATTATTCGTGAGACTATGGAGAATGTGGATCTAGAAGAGTTCACAGGTGTGGACATCTACGTGGTGCCACCGAAGGCGAAGACGGATAAAGGACTTTTCGACAGACTGCTAGGGCGACAGTCCGAGGAGGGCATGACCGTGATCTCACCCGCGGACGTTCTGAAGGATATGAAAAAGGGGAAGGATTTCATCACGCTAAAACTCGGATGA
- a CDS encoding Zn-ribbon containing protein, which translates to MPHVCIRCGEVYGKVTKELIRRGCLKCGCRLFKRISEDDEDNPATIVVERDGVYTINIENIDDVVTVYKSGRFFIVLPEQKYGD; encoded by the coding sequence ATGCCCCATGTATGTATAAGATGCGGTGAAGTGTACGGTAAGGTTACGAAAGAGCTCATACGCCGGGGTTGCTTAAAATGTGGGTGTAGACTGTTTAAGCGGATATCCGAAGATGATGAAGATAACCCAGCAACGATCGTTGTCGAACGTGATGGCGTTTACACAATTAACATTGAAAACATTGACGATGTTGTAACTGTATATAAATCAGGTAGATTCTTTATAGTGCTTCCGGAGCAAAAGTACGGGGATTAG
- a CDS encoding rod shape-determining protein — MPLWKRKKEEKAKKEEKIEEEKERNDEKKTSEQPTSIQEALSEEPEIEIDEGLEALGIDLGTMNTVVAKPAEEEFLVKQFPSVVAVKKGTNQVLAIGEEARRMLGRTPEDIIAVRPMRHGVIESLEYAKFVVQYAIEVGSDNSPEQIERVAVGVPGDASEVERGAIKEATSDVGIDEDNVIVINEALAAAIGAGLPIAEPDGTMVIDIGAGSTDIAVISLGGITDQETMRVGGDNIDQNVVDLVEEEFGVRIGIHEAERAKVEVGKVFTETEDIEDKEIEVVGKDIETNKPKEITIDSELVAKAAEPVVQEIIRAIERILDRLPPELVPGVYENTMLVGGTSLMRGLRARIEEETDVPAELVDDPLTVVAKGAAIVAAEPKTLEPEVRLKALK, encoded by the coding sequence TTGCCATTGTGGAAGAGAAAGAAGGAAGAGAAGGCAAAGAAAGAGGAAAAGATTGAAGAAGAGAAGGAGAGGAATGATGAAAAGAAAACTTCCGAACAACCAACATCTATTCAAGAAGCACTTAGTGAAGAACCCGAAATAGAGATAGACGAGGGGCTTGAAGCACTAGGTATAGATTTAGGTACTATGAACACAGTGGTTGCAAAACCGGCCGAAGAGGAGTTTTTAGTGAAGCAATTTCCGTCCGTAGTGGCCGTAAAGAAAGGTACGAATCAGGTTTTGGCTATAGGTGAAGAAGCTCGTCGAATGCTCGGACGGACTCCTGAGGACATTATCGCCGTGCGTCCGATGCGTCACGGTGTGATCGAGTCCTTGGAGTACGCTAAGTTCGTAGTTCAGTACGCGATCGAGGTTGGATCGGATAACAGTCCGGAGCAAATCGAGCGCGTCGCTGTAGGAGTACCGGGTGATGCATCAGAGGTGGAGAGAGGAGCCATTAAAGAAGCGACCTCGGATGTCGGGATAGACGAGGACAACGTGATCGTGATCAATGAAGCCCTAGCGGCAGCCATCGGAGCCGGACTGCCGATCGCGGAGCCGGACGGGACTATGGTGATCGACATCGGAGCTGGTTCCACCGATATCGCCGTCATATCACTGGGTGGGATCACCGATCAGGAGACTATGAGGGTCGGTGGGGATAACATCGACCAGAACGTCGTCGATCTTGTAGAAGAGGAGTTCGGAGTACGGATCGGTATCCACGAAGCCGAACGGGCGAAGGTGGAGGTAGGTAAAGTCTTCACTGAAACCGAAGACATCGAGGACAAGGAGATTGAAGTAGTTGGTAAGGATATCGAAACGAACAAGCCTAAGGAAATCACGATCGACTCCGAGCTGGTGGCTAAAGCCGCGGAGCCCGTAGTACAGGAGATCATCAGGGCTATCGAGAGGATCCTCGACAGGTTACCACCGGAGCTTGTTCCGGGTGTGTATGAGAACACCATGCTCGTCGGGGGCACTTCGCTAATGCGAGGCCTCCGAGCTAGGATCGAGGAGGAAACCGACGTACCGGCCGAGCTCGTAGACGATCCCCTGACGGTAGTAGCGAAGGGTGCCGCAATCGTAGCTGCGGAGCCGAAGACCTTGGAGCCCGAGGTAAGACTCAAGGCTCTGAAGTAA
- a CDS encoding PHP domain-containing protein, with translation MRLRVDLHTHTVYSDGHGTPMENALAAEERGLETVALTDHGPASPDGLTDRSFRRLVAEAREVEKLCSVRVYVGVEANIVSMSGEIDATPAMLSESDIVLAAIHNPHLILMNPGSAEELRRAIVHATIKCIESGEVQIIAHPVWILEQLRCYITAQEAEEIARVAADHNVGLELNARHLPRDFTLYQVAIRVGAPITFGSDAHAPEEVGRFKPLQKLAKRLGIEPQDVHPEELGIV, from the coding sequence TTGCGTCTTCGGGTAGACCTGCATACCCACACGGTGTACTCAGATGGTCATGGGACTCCGATGGAGAACGCATTAGCGGCGGAAGAGCGGGGACTTGAGACTGTCGCATTAACCGATCACGGCCCCGCATCACCCGACGGTCTCACGGATCGGTCCTTCAGACGTCTCGTGGCGGAAGCCAGGGAGGTAGAAAAACTCTGCTCGGTTCGGGTGTACGTGGGTGTGGAGGCGAACATCGTGTCGATGTCGGGAGAGATAGATGCGACACCGGCGATGCTCAGCGAGTCCGACATCGTGTTGGCCGCTATCCACAATCCTCATCTGATATTGATGAACCCGGGAAGTGCGGAAGAACTGCGCCGCGCGATCGTACACGCGACGATCAAGTGCATAGAGAGCGGAGAGGTGCAAATAATCGCGCATCCGGTATGGATCCTAGAGCAACTCCGATGTTACATAACCGCACAGGAGGCGGAAGAAATCGCTCGAGTAGCCGCCGATCACAACGTCGGACTGGAGCTCAACGCGCGGCATCTCCCAAGGGACTTCACGTTGTATCAAGTCGCTATTAGGGTGGGAGCACCGATCACGTTCGGTAGCGACGCCCACGCACCTGAGGAAGTGGGACGGTTCAAGCCGCTTCAGAAGCTGGCCAAAAGGCTCGGTATCGAACCGCAGGACGTACACCCGGAGGAGTTGGGGATCGTCTGA
- a CDS encoding M48 family metalloprotease, whose amino-acid sequence MKGSELLTGAVLLGSAALLMVGRLNNRGFFSWLRTVGILGLLVGILSLALAVLTGSAIAGLVVGVITATMMYMFSSRIVRIQMGAVDAEEFLRYKPEYADKLRRVQEMVSKLASKAGLPEPELVVVPEETGVGMYPNAFATGRQSKPTVGVTEGLLKHLDDEEIYEVLGHELAHVKNRDTLVMTVAAAVSTAIAYAFDPWLNAIHAEDWEDVAFLVLAGTLASLISTLLVAAISRSREYLADEEGAKLSENPMGLAEALEKIEAIIKSNPTPAKSLSEVSTAHLWIENPFRGGLLRLFSTHPPVEKRVERLRRLARELQ is encoded by the coding sequence ATGAAAGGGAGTGAGTTGCTCACCGGTGCCGTGCTTCTAGGTTCGGCCGCGCTCCTAATGGTCGGTAGACTGAATAACCGAGGGTTCTTCTCGTGGCTTCGTACCGTAGGTATCTTGGGTCTGTTAGTCGGAATACTGTCCTTGGCACTGGCCGTTCTGACGGGGAGCGCGATCGCTGGGCTGGTTGTTGGAGTCATCACTGCCACGATGATGTACATGTTCTCCTCCCGTATAGTACGCATCCAGATGGGGGCCGTAGACGCCGAGGAGTTCCTCCGGTACAAGCCGGAGTACGCGGACAAGCTACGCAGAGTGCAGGAGATGGTGTCGAAGCTAGCGTCCAAGGCTGGGCTTCCAGAACCCGAGCTGGTGGTAGTTCCGGAGGAGACTGGTGTCGGCATGTACCCCAACGCCTTCGCCACTGGACGCCAATCGAAGCCCACAGTGGGAGTTACGGAAGGTCTCCTGAAGCACCTGGATGACGAGGAGATATACGAGGTACTGGGTCACGAGCTCGCTCACGTGAAGAACCGCGACACGCTCGTAATGACCGTAGCTGCAGCCGTGAGCACCGCTATCGCGTACGCGTTCGACCCGTGGCTAAATGCCATACACGCCGAAGATTGGGAGGATGTAGCCTTCCTGGTACTAGCGGGCACGTTGGCCTCGCTGATCTCGACGCTGCTCGTGGCCGCCATAAGCCGGTCGAGGGAGTACTTGGCCGACGAGGAAGGAGCGAAACTCTCGGAGAATCCTATGGGACTGGCCGAAGCCTTGGAGAAAATCGAAGCGATAATCAAATCCAACCCAACGCCCGCCAAGTCGTTGTCAGAAGTCTCAACGGCGCACCTGTGGATCGAGAACCCGTTCCGCGGAGGTCTGCTCCGACTGTTCAGCACTCATCCGCCGGTCGAGAAGAGGGTCGAACGTCTCAGGCGCCTCGCGAGAGAGTTGCAATGA
- the hisF gene encoding imidazole glycerol phosphate synthase subunit HisF, whose protein sequence is MALAKRIIPCLDVKDGRVVKGVRFRGLRDAGDPAKLAHHYYRHGADEIVFLDISASPEGRRLMVDVVRRTAETVFIPMTVGGGISDVEDFRRALTAGADKVSVNTAAVENPELISEAADIFGSQCVVVAIDAKREPLKPEHEHVADHVFSGDNGEYWFRVYVRGGREPVDLDAITWAKRAEELGAGEILLTSIDADGTQEGYDIELTREVCNAVNIPVIASGGCGHPKHIVEVFKKTDADAALAASIFHYGKFTIEGVKEYLAESGVRVRQC, encoded by the coding sequence ATGGCCTTAGCTAAGCGCATCATACCCTGCCTCGACGTCAAGGACGGACGCGTCGTGAAAGGCGTACGGTTTCGTGGACTGCGCGACGCTGGCGATCCCGCTAAGTTGGCCCATCACTATTACCGTCACGGTGCCGATGAGATCGTGTTCCTGGATATCTCGGCCTCCCCTGAAGGTCGCCGGTTAATGGTGGACGTGGTGCGTCGCACCGCGGAGACGGTGTTCATTCCCATGACCGTAGGTGGCGGAATATCCGACGTCGAGGACTTCCGTAGGGCATTGACCGCCGGAGCCGATAAAGTTTCCGTGAACACCGCTGCGGTGGAGAACCCGGAGTTAATCTCGGAGGCCGCTGATATTTTCGGATCGCAGTGCGTAGTAGTGGCGATCGACGCTAAACGGGAACCTCTGAAGCCGGAGCATGAACATGTGGCGGATCACGTCTTTTCTGGTGATAACGGAGAATACTGGTTCCGAGTCTACGTCCGTGGAGGTCGCGAGCCCGTAGATCTCGATGCTATAACCTGGGCTAAGAGAGCGGAGGAGCTGGGCGCGGGCGAGATACTCTTGACAAGTATCGACGCCGACGGTACCCAGGAAGGTTACGACATCGAACTGACTAGAGAGGTGTGTAACGCAGTGAACATTCCAGTAATAGCCTCAGGGGGTTGCGGTCACCCGAAGCATATAGTAGAGGTCTTCAAGAAGACCGACGCCGACGCAGCCCTCGCGGCTTCTATCTTCCACTATGGGAAATTCACGATCGAAGGGGTGAAGGAGTACCTGGCCGAAAGTGGTGTTCGGGTCAGACAGTGCTGA
- a CDS encoding DUF434 domain-containing protein, which produces MMVRDLLDSIEKYLLVTRKMVNAGIPKDRALNTVQRTWGLTNREKKALYRIVWSRLESLLRAGKRVPTPLLRGQDLIIDGYNVLVGLVSLDAEEAVLCDDDVVRDLRMSPKLDEEEVHTALEMLETYLRRVEPRSVRILFDAPVSGSGELAARVERYLKDSLNVPVRASAVKGVDEKLVRTQGVPVTSDSGIIDRVSAYHDAVREVAVAEGIALWIPPGPSEPKFVRAPVPGG; this is translated from the coding sequence ATGATGGTCAGGGACCTCCTGGATTCTATCGAAAAATACCTTTTGGTGACGCGGAAGATGGTGAACGCGGGGATACCTAAAGATCGAGCGTTGAACACCGTACAGCGCACTTGGGGACTCACCAATAGGGAGAAGAAGGCGCTATACCGTATCGTGTGGTCTAGGTTGGAATCGTTACTCAGAGCCGGCAAAAGGGTCCCGACGCCGCTTCTTAGAGGGCAGGACTTGATAATCGACGGGTACAACGTACTAGTCGGGCTGGTGTCCCTGGACGCCGAGGAAGCCGTACTCTGCGACGACGACGTGGTGCGTGACTTACGGATGTCCCCCAAGTTGGATGAGGAAGAAGTGCATACTGCACTTGAAATGTTGGAGACGTACCTGCGTCGCGTTGAACCGCGCTCGGTGAGGATACTCTTCGACGCTCCCGTGAGCGGTAGTGGTGAGCTAGCCGCACGAGTCGAGCGGTACCTGAAGGACTCGTTGAACGTCCCGGTACGTGCCTCAGCCGTCAAAGGTGTGGACGAAAAGCTGGTGAGAACCCAAGGAGTGCCCGTAACGTCCGACTCCGGCATTATAGACCGTGTGTCCGCGTATCACGACGCCGTCAGAGAAGTGGCGGTCGCAGAAGGTATAGCCTTATGGATCCCGCCGGGACCGTCCGAGCCCAAGTTCGTACGTGCCCCCGTCCCGGGAGGGTAA
- a CDS encoding metal-dependent transcriptional regulator, whose product MVRRTEVSERMEDYLEALYLLSRRGSDRHVRISELSEYLEVSKPTALEMIRKLADRGLVEYERGLVKLTEKGREIGKEVWDRHREIASFFRFLGVDPKIAERDACAIEHSLHPQSFRRLRKLFHFLKEATGEPAVREILDKVRGGDEDSDEV is encoded by the coding sequence ATGGTTCGGAGAACAGAGGTTTCAGAACGCATGGAGGACTATTTGGAAGCCCTATACCTACTTTCGAGACGCGGCTCCGACCGACATGTGAGGATATCGGAACTCAGCGAGTACCTGGAAGTGTCCAAACCGACGGCGTTGGAAATGATCAGGAAGTTAGCAGATCGCGGCTTGGTGGAGTACGAACGAGGTCTGGTAAAACTCACGGAGAAAGGTCGAGAGATCGGCAAGGAGGTGTGGGACAGGCACAGGGAGATAGCGTCATTCTTCCGGTTCTTGGGTGTAGATCCGAAGATAGCGGAACGTGACGCATGCGCCATAGAGCACTCATTACATCCACAGTCTTTCCGGAGACTACGAAAACTGTTCCATTTCTTGAAAGAGGCTACCGGAGAACCGGCCGTGCGCGAGATCCTTGATAAAGTGCGAGGGGGAGACGAAGATTCAGACGAAGTTTGA
- the vhuU gene encoding F420-non-reducing hydrogenase selenoprotein subunit VhuU: MAEKRDVLNYLEMVIRSYDIULSCAAHVLDRVKFRIERKGED, translated from the coding sequence ATGGCCGAGAAGCGGGATGTGTTGAATTACCTGGAAATGGTGATCAGGAGCTACGACATTTGACTGTCGTGCGCCGCCCACGTGCTGGATCGCGTGAAGTTCCGGATAGAGCGAAAGGGTGAGGATTGA